A genomic segment from Kallotenue papyrolyticum encodes:
- a CDS encoding DUF456 domain-containing protein, translated as MDGPLAIALLIMIVGTIGALVPALPGPALVWLGALYYAWQTGWTVVGWPSLLLLLALAVLGGTTDLWMSYFGARTGGASLGGTLASLVGGVIGLLIFSLPGAILGALLALALVEFSRHRDWRRVLRAGGGWLIGSLLSALVEVLICLVMIGLFLLAVWV; from the coding sequence ATGGATGGGCCACTGGCCATCGCGCTGTTGATCATGATCGTTGGCACCATTGGCGCGCTGGTGCCGGCGCTGCCGGGACCAGCGCTGGTCTGGCTGGGGGCGCTGTACTACGCCTGGCAGACCGGCTGGACGGTGGTGGGCTGGCCCAGCCTGCTGTTGTTGCTGGCGCTGGCGGTCCTGGGTGGTACGACCGATCTGTGGATGAGCTATTTCGGGGCGCGTACCGGCGGCGCATCGCTCGGCGGGACGCTGGCCAGCCTGGTCGGGGGTGTGATCGGCCTGCTGATCTTCAGTCTGCCCGGCGCGATCCTGGGCGCGCTGCTGGCGCTGGCGCTGGTGGAGTTCTCGCGCCACCGCGATTGGCGGCGGGTGCTGCGCGCCGGCGGCGGCTGGTTGATCGGTTCGCTGCTCTCCGCGCTGGTCGAGGTGCTGATCTGTCTGGTGATGATCGGCCTGTTTCTGCTGGCGGTGTGGGTCTGA
- a CDS encoding metallophosphoesterase family protein produces MRRVILQLSDLHFGPAFDRERGELVLQEAHDLRPDLVVVAGDLVMRADVRAQWLAARAYLERLPQPRLVVMGNHDVPQYNQVARYLWPTARFQKYISPVLNPIWSCDGLVVVGLNTARSFTIEGGKLTRRQLAWLETTLSRFPPNACKVVVMHHHLLQPPGDRAKRAIVNAELAVEVMDRAAVELVLCGHIHVSFIGNTLDVTAHLKAGTIIAQSGTATSTRGRRWMRGKNSFNVIEIEDQVIRISQRMYLREVGRFVPVSEHVFPRRSAGAYYLPRAERMLETSRTVAPAGPLPPEHGA; encoded by the coding sequence ATGCGGCGCGTGATCCTGCAGCTTTCGGATCTGCATTTCGGCCCTGCCTTTGACCGGGAGCGCGGCGAGCTGGTGCTCCAGGAAGCGCACGACCTGCGGCCCGATCTCGTCGTTGTCGCCGGTGATCTGGTGATGCGTGCTGATGTCCGCGCGCAGTGGTTGGCGGCCCGCGCCTATCTCGAACGGCTGCCTCAGCCGCGCTTGGTAGTGATGGGCAATCACGATGTGCCGCAGTACAACCAGGTGGCGCGCTACCTATGGCCCACGGCGCGCTTTCAAAAATATATTTCGCCGGTACTCAACCCGATCTGGAGCTGCGACGGCCTGGTGGTGGTGGGCCTCAACACGGCACGCTCCTTCACGATCGAGGGCGGCAAGCTGACGCGCCGGCAACTGGCCTGGCTCGAAACCACGCTAAGCCGGTTTCCACCCAACGCCTGCAAGGTGGTGGTGATGCACCACCATCTGCTTCAGCCACCCGGCGATCGCGCCAAGCGCGCGATCGTCAACGCGGAGTTGGCCGTCGAGGTGATGGATCGCGCCGCGGTGGAGTTGGTACTGTGCGGCCATATTCATGTGTCGTTCATCGGCAACACGCTGGACGTGACGGCGCATCTCAAGGCAGGCACGATCATCGCCCAGAGTGGCACAGCAACCTCGACGCGTGGTCGCCGCTGGATGCGCGGGAAGAACTCCTTCAACGTGATCGAGATCGAAGATCAGGTGATTCGCATCTCGCAGCGGATGTATCTGCGCGAGGTCGGGCGCTTCGTGCCGGTGAGCGAGCATGTCTTTCCGCGGCGCTCGGCGGGCGCCTACTACCTGCCGCGTGCCGAGCGCATGCTGGAAACCAGCCGCACGGTCGCGCCAGCGGGGCCGCTGCCGCCGGAGCACGGCGCATGA
- a CDS encoding TerC family protein — protein sequence MLDAAHLGLWIGFGIAVIGMLTLDLGVFHRQAHTVSLKEAAIWSAVWIALALVFNVFVWIFLGQQAALEFLTGYLIEKSLSVDNIFVFVLIFSYFSVPSKYQHRVLFWGIIGAIVMRAILILLGVELIERFHWIIYIFGAFLIFTGARMAFHKDDQELHPEDNPLIKLFRRFMPVVPEYHGQKFFVRHAGKLAATPLFIVLLMVESTDLIFAVDSIPAILGISRDPFIVFTSNIFAILGLRALYFLLAGVVEKFRYLKYGLSAVLVFIGFKMVIEGFYKIPVTWSLGVVATVLTISIAASLWQARREEQAAQTAQRSSIHPAQQ from the coding sequence GTGTTGGATGCAGCACATCTCGGCTTGTGGATCGGCTTCGGCATCGCCGTGATCGGCATGCTGACGCTGGATTTGGGCGTCTTCCACCGCCAGGCGCACACCGTCTCGCTCAAGGAGGCGGCGATCTGGAGCGCGGTCTGGATTGCCCTGGCGCTCGTCTTCAACGTCTTCGTCTGGATCTTTCTGGGCCAGCAGGCCGCGCTGGAGTTTCTGACCGGCTATCTGATCGAGAAGTCGCTCAGCGTTGACAACATCTTTGTCTTCGTGCTGATCTTCTCGTATTTCAGCGTGCCGTCCAAGTACCAGCACCGCGTGCTGTTCTGGGGCATCATCGGCGCGATCGTGATGCGCGCCATTCTGATCCTGCTGGGAGTTGAGCTGATCGAGCGCTTCCACTGGATCATCTATATTTTCGGCGCGTTCCTGATCTTCACCGGCGCGCGCATGGCCTTCCACAAGGATGACCAGGAGCTGCACCCCGAAGACAACCCGCTGATCAAGCTCTTTCGGCGCTTCATGCCGGTGGTGCCGGAATACCACGGCCAGAAGTTCTTTGTGCGCCACGCGGGCAAGCTAGCGGCTACGCCGCTCTTCATCGTGCTGTTAATGGTGGAGAGCACCGACCTGATCTTCGCCGTCGACTCGATCCCGGCGATTCTGGGCATCTCGCGCGACCCATTCATCGTCTTCACCTCGAACATCTTCGCGATCCTGGGGCTGCGCGCGCTGTACTTCCTGCTGGCGGGCGTCGTGGAGAAGTTCCGCTACCTCAAGTACGGGCTGTCGGCGGTGCTGGTGTTTATCGGCTTCAAGATGGTGATCGAAGGCTTCTACAAGATCCCGGTCACCTGGTCGCTGGGCGTGGTCGCCACAGTCCTGACGATCTCGATCGCGGCCTCGCTGTGGCAAGCGCGCCGTGAGGAGCAGGCCGCGCAGACGGCGCAGCGCTCCTCGATCCACCCGGCGCAGCAGTAA
- a CDS encoding type 1 glutamine amidotransferase domain-containing protein has translation MERNLNGKKVAILVTNGFEQVELTEPKQALEQAGAQTFIISPEREQVQAWQHFDKGDTFPVDVPLDQARPEDYDALLLPGGVANPDQLRTDERAVRFVRAFFEAGKPVAAICHGPWLLVEADVVRGRTVTSWPSLKTDLKNAGARWVDQEVVVDQGLVTSRNPNDIPAFNRKMIEEFAEGVHARQRTV, from the coding sequence ATGGAACGCAACCTGAACGGTAAAAAGGTCGCCATTCTGGTCACCAACGGCTTCGAGCAGGTAGAGCTGACCGAACCGAAGCAGGCCTTGGAACAGGCCGGCGCGCAGACCTTCATCATCTCGCCGGAGCGCGAACAGGTCCAGGCCTGGCAGCACTTCGACAAAGGCGATACCTTCCCGGTGGATGTGCCGCTCGATCAGGCGCGTCCGGAGGACTACGATGCGCTGCTGCTGCCGGGCGGCGTCGCCAACCCCGATCAGCTCCGCACCGATGAGCGCGCCGTGCGCTTTGTACGCGCCTTCTTCGAAGCCGGCAAGCCGGTCGCTGCGATCTGCCACGGGCCCTGGCTGCTGGTCGAGGCCGATGTGGTGCGCGGACGTACCGTGACCTCGTGGCCCTCGCTCAAGACCGATCTCAAGAACGCCGGCGCGCGCTGGGTCGATCAGGAGGTCGTTGTCGATCAGGGCCTGGTCACCAGCCGCAATCCCAACGACATTCCGGCCTTCAATCGTAAGATGATCGAGGAGTTCGCCGAGGGCGTCCACGCGCGTCAGCGCACCGTCTAG
- a CDS encoding segregation and condensation protein A, producing the protein MPDASKPLIQLDVYQGPLDLLLSLIEQQRLDITAISLAQVADQYLQAVARLDAPDPDALAEFLVIGAKLLVIKTRALLPRPPAELAPHEEEDVGDQLARQLAAYKCFKEAAAWLRQHEGRRSHTRLAAPPLPPPAPLPPLQVGLTELLAAVQRRLQLLLPLEPEPVSLPVPKIITIAEVRARLVAALQRHAWISFEDLLGLTLTRNEVIVTLWTVLELFKRQAIVLEQERRFGPIAIGRGPAFDAAAHATLPED; encoded by the coding sequence ATGCCCGACGCGTCCAAACCGCTGATTCAGCTCGATGTGTATCAGGGGCCGCTCGATCTGCTGCTGAGCCTGATCGAGCAGCAGCGCCTGGACATCACCGCCATCTCGCTGGCGCAGGTGGCCGATCAGTATCTGCAGGCCGTCGCCCGGCTCGACGCACCCGATCCGGACGCGCTGGCCGAGTTTCTGGTGATCGGCGCCAAGCTGCTGGTGATCAAAACGCGCGCGCTGCTGCCACGTCCGCCCGCCGAACTGGCGCCGCACGAAGAAGAAGATGTTGGCGACCAACTGGCCCGCCAGCTGGCGGCCTACAAATGCTTCAAGGAGGCCGCCGCCTGGCTACGCCAGCACGAAGGACGCCGCAGCCACACCCGCCTGGCCGCGCCGCCGTTGCCGCCACCCGCGCCGTTGCCGCCGCTGCAGGTTGGCCTGACCGAGCTGCTCGCCGCCGTGCAACGCCGCCTGCAACTGCTGCTGCCGCTGGAGCCGGAGCCGGTCAGTCTGCCTGTGCCCAAGATCATCACCATTGCTGAAGTGCGCGCGCGGCTCGTCGCCGCGCTCCAGCGCCACGCCTGGATCAGCTTCGAAGACCTGCTCGGCCTGACCCTCACGCGCAACGAGGTCATCGTCACGCTGTGGACCGTGCTGGAACTGTTCAAACGCCAGGCGATCGTGCTGGAGCAGGAGCGGCGCTTTGGTCCGATCGCCATCGGACGCGGGCCCGCCTTTGACGCCGCCGCGCACGCAACGCTGCCTGAGGACTAG
- a CDS encoding aminopeptidase P family protein, whose protein sequence is MHHRLARLRERLAADKLDGMLISAAPNRRYLSGFSGSAGTLLVTAERALLLSDFRYQTQAAQEAPDWEFRLLTTTAPLPKQLPALLRELGLHRLGFEAAHVSVAEFEAWRTALDEAQLEVTWQPTQGLVETLRQVKDEAEIATLRRAIAITDAAFAAVRPRLRPEMREREVAWELEKALRERGAEGIAFEIIVAAGPNGAQPHARPGDEPLGVGRPIVIDFGARVAGYHADMTRTVILGEADERFWTIYNTVLAAQRAAAEGIRPGMTGREADALARDVISAAGYGACFGHSLGHGVGLEIHEGPRLSQASDDQLPVGAVFSIEPGIYLPDWGGVRIEDLTLLTEQGPLTLTQSDKQPLIEL, encoded by the coding sequence ATGCATCATCGGCTCGCGCGGCTGCGCGAACGCCTGGCCGCCGACAAGCTAGACGGCATGTTGATCAGTGCCGCGCCCAATCGGCGCTACCTCAGCGGCTTTAGCGGTTCGGCGGGCACGCTGCTGGTCACGGCCGAACGCGCGCTGTTGCTTTCCGACTTCCGCTATCAGACCCAGGCAGCGCAAGAAGCGCCGGACTGGGAGTTTCGGCTGCTGACCACCACGGCGCCGCTGCCCAAGCAGTTGCCCGCGCTGCTGCGCGAGCTGGGCCTGCACCGGTTGGGCTTTGAAGCCGCGCATGTGAGTGTCGCCGAGTTCGAGGCCTGGCGCACAGCGCTGGACGAAGCGCAGCTTGAGGTGACCTGGCAGCCGACGCAAGGACTGGTCGAAACGCTGCGCCAGGTCAAGGACGAGGCCGAGATCGCCACCTTGCGGCGCGCGATCGCGATCACCGATGCGGCCTTTGCGGCGGTCCGTCCACGGCTGCGCCCCGAGATGCGCGAGCGCGAGGTGGCCTGGGAGCTGGAAAAAGCGCTGCGCGAGCGCGGCGCCGAGGGGATTGCCTTTGAGATCATCGTTGCCGCCGGTCCCAACGGCGCGCAGCCCCACGCCCGGCCCGGCGACGAACCGCTGGGCGTGGGCCGGCCGATCGTGATCGACTTCGGCGCGCGCGTCGCCGGCTACCACGCCGACATGACGCGCACGGTGATCCTGGGCGAGGCCGACGAGCGCTTCTGGACGATCTACAACACCGTGCTGGCGGCGCAACGCGCGGCCGCCGAGGGCATCCGCCCCGGCATGACCGGCCGCGAGGCCGACGCGCTGGCGCGCGATGTCATCAGCGCTGCCGGCTATGGCGCGTGCTTCGGCCACAGCCTGGGACATGGCGTCGGCCTGGAGATTCACGAAGGGCCGCGCCTGTCGCAGGCCAGCGACGACCAGCTGCCGGTTGGTGCGGTCTTTTCGATCGAACCCGGCATCTACCTGCCGGACTGGGGCGGTGTGCGCATCGAAGACCTGACGCTGCTCACCGAGCAGGGGCCATTGACCCTGACACAGAGCGACAAGCAACCGTTGATCGAACTCTAA
- the efp gene encoding elongation factor P, translating to MPVVDTGSMKKGITIIFDGELYKVLEHEHNKQGRGSANVRLTLRNVRTGAIITKTVMAGERFEQAILETKKVQFLYRDGDDFHFMDQETFEQPVVHADIIGDAAKYMKEGLEMELLFYGDEPLDVALPTAVELTVTDTEPNYRGDTASGGKPATLETGAVTTVPFFINRGDVIRVDTRTGEYIERVS from the coding sequence ATGCCAGTGGTTGACACCGGATCGATGAAGAAGGGCATCACCATCATCTTCGATGGCGAGCTCTACAAAGTGCTGGAGCACGAGCACAACAAGCAGGGCCGTGGCAGCGCCAACGTGCGCCTGACGTTGCGTAATGTGCGCACCGGCGCGATCATCACCAAGACGGTGATGGCCGGCGAGCGCTTCGAGCAGGCTATTCTGGAGACCAAGAAGGTCCAGTTCCTGTACCGCGACGGCGATGATTTCCATTTCATGGACCAGGAGACCTTTGAGCAGCCGGTGGTGCATGCCGACATCATCGGCGACGCGGCCAAGTACATGAAGGAAGGCCTGGAAATGGAACTGCTCTTCTACGGCGATGAGCCGCTGGATGTGGCGCTGCCCACCGCCGTGGAGCTGACCGTGACCGATACCGAACCGAACTACCGCGGCGATACCGCCAGCGGCGGCAAGCCCGCGACGCTGGAGACCGGTGCGGTGACGACGGTGCCGTTCTTTATCAACCGAGGCGATGTGATCCGCGTCGATACGCGGACAGGCGAGTATATCGAGCGCGTCAGCTAG
- the accB gene encoding acetyl-CoA carboxylase biotin carboxyl carrier protein — MAEHEAEQQPTTVFPLDEVRELIALMKASDIAEVLIKRGDDEIQIRRTSATPAPTVVAVPGAPTPVAYPAPTAPAPLPAGAPEATSGAAPAEEATSTGITVTAPMVGTFYTAPSPKEPPYVQVGDEVRPGDVLGIIEAMKIMNEIECETHGRVARILVQNGQPVEYGQPLMVIEPF; from the coding sequence ATGGCTGAACACGAAGCGGAACAGCAACCCACCACCGTCTTCCCGCTCGACGAGGTGCGCGAGCTGATCGCGCTGATGAAAGCTTCGGACATTGCCGAAGTGCTGATCAAGCGCGGCGACGACGAGATTCAGATCCGGCGCACGAGCGCCACCCCCGCGCCGACGGTAGTCGCCGTGCCGGGTGCACCCACGCCGGTCGCCTATCCCGCGCCGACAGCGCCGGCGCCGCTGCCGGCGGGCGCGCCCGAAGCCACGTCCGGCGCCGCGCCCGCCGAGGAAGCAACGAGCACCGGCATAACGGTGACGGCGCCGATGGTTGGCACCTTCTACACCGCGCCCTCGCCCAAAGAGCCGCCCTATGTGCAAGTCGGCGACGAGGTGCGCCCCGGCGACGTGCTCGGGATCATCGAAGCGATGAAGATCATGAACGAGATCGAGTGCGAGACGCACGGTCGCGTAGCGCGCATCCTGGTGCAGAATGGCCAACCGGTCGAGTACGGCCAGCCGCTGATGGTGATCGAGCCGTTCTAG
- the xseA gene encoding exodeoxyribonuclease VII large subunit, translated as MNIFSVAELGEYLSATLAADAILNDIWVEGEVANWSRPASGHCYWTLRQGDAQIQAVCWRQIALRQPRLPSNGEQVLVHGRVDFWPGSGKLQLYVDLIRPAGIGLLHAQVEALKQRLESEGLFDAARKRTIPPFPRRIGIVTSPTGAALHDMLSVLRQRWPLCEVILAPAQVQGEGAPAELIEALYTLYALPLDLIIVARGGGSIEDLWAFNDEGVARAIYASPVPVITGVGHETDTTVVDYVADLRAPTPSMAAAYATPHRRELQQALQGLAQTLTAAMQRRLAHARGELEHAARHLQRLSPAAHLAHERAALHSQHARLMRATHATLQLARLRLETLRLRLEALNPQATLARGYAIVQRSDGRLALDPAELADGERLTITLRDGRLTARVTRDESRAAAP; from the coding sequence ATGAACATCTTCTCCGTCGCCGAGCTCGGCGAGTATCTCAGCGCCACTCTGGCCGCCGACGCGATCCTCAACGACATCTGGGTCGAGGGCGAGGTTGCCAACTGGAGCCGGCCCGCGTCCGGGCATTGCTACTGGACGCTGCGCCAGGGTGACGCTCAGATTCAGGCGGTCTGCTGGCGGCAGATCGCGCTGCGCCAGCCACGCCTGCCGAGCAACGGCGAGCAGGTGCTGGTGCATGGCCGGGTTGACTTCTGGCCGGGCAGCGGCAAGCTCCAACTCTACGTCGATCTGATTCGGCCGGCGGGTATCGGCCTGCTCCACGCGCAGGTCGAAGCGCTCAAGCAGCGCCTGGAGAGCGAAGGGCTGTTTGACGCGGCGCGCAAGCGCACGATCCCGCCCTTTCCACGGCGCATCGGCATTGTGACCTCGCCCACCGGCGCGGCGCTGCACGATATGCTCAGCGTCTTGCGCCAGCGCTGGCCGCTATGCGAGGTGATCCTGGCGCCGGCGCAGGTCCAGGGCGAGGGCGCGCCCGCCGAGCTGATCGAAGCGCTCTACACGCTCTACGCCCTGCCGCTGGATCTGATCATTGTGGCGCGCGGCGGCGGCTCGATCGAGGATCTGTGGGCCTTCAACGATGAGGGCGTCGCCCGCGCGATCTACGCCAGTCCCGTGCCGGTGATTACCGGCGTGGGCCACGAAACCGACACAACCGTAGTGGACTACGTGGCCGATCTGCGCGCGCCCACACCCTCGATGGCGGCAGCCTACGCCACGCCCCACCGCCGCGAGCTGCAGCAGGCGCTCCAGGGCCTGGCCCAGACGCTGACGGCGGCCATGCAACGCCGCCTGGCCCATGCGCGCGGCGAGCTGGAGCATGCCGCCCGTCACCTGCAGCGCCTGTCGCCGGCAGCGCACCTGGCGCATGAACGCGCCGCGCTGCACAGCCAGCACGCACGGCTGATGCGCGCAACCCATGCCACACTCCAGCTGGCCCGTCTGCGCCTGGAGACGCTGCGCCTGCGGCTGGAAGCCCTCAATCCACAGGCGACCCTGGCGCGCGGCTATGCGATTGTGCAGCGCAGCGATGGTCGGCTTGCGCTCGATCCGGCGGAGCTGGCCGATGGCGAGCGGCTAACCATCACGCTGCGCGACGGCCGCCTGACGGCGCGCGTAACGCGCGATGAGTCGCGCGCGGCA